A portion of the Bdellovibrio bacteriovorus genome contains these proteins:
- a CDS encoding class I SAM-dependent methyltransferase — MEKSDLLTFFGEAQAKSYDERWNKLAPVANSLHFLIRIVLGNLPAKARILCVGAGTGAEVLFLAEHFPQWTFTLVEPSGPMLKVAREKMKAAGISDRCDFHEDFLHTHVSADLYDAATTLFVSQFLTVKTEREDFFKEIAKRLRPGGILINSELTTPALCEEFDRMFDVWLRAQNLAPAEGVLLREAWNTQLAVSSDEQIQSVVQAGGFDRPVRFFQALFMCAWFSKKI; from the coding sequence ATGGAAAAATCAGATCTTTTAACATTTTTTGGTGAAGCCCAAGCGAAAAGTTACGACGAGCGTTGGAATAAGCTTGCGCCCGTCGCGAACTCTCTTCATTTTTTAATTCGTATCGTCTTAGGAAATCTTCCGGCCAAGGCCCGCATTTTGTGCGTGGGCGCTGGGACAGGGGCGGAAGTTTTATTTTTAGCTGAACATTTTCCTCAATGGACATTTACATTGGTGGAACCCTCTGGACCGATGTTAAAAGTGGCTCGCGAAAAAATGAAAGCAGCAGGAATCAGCGATCGCTGTGACTTTCACGAAGACTTCCTGCACACGCATGTGTCAGCGGATTTATATGATGCCGCTACGACTTTGTTTGTTTCGCAATTTTTGACAGTCAAAACAGAACGCGAAGATTTCTTTAAAGAGATTGCTAAGCGCCTACGTCCTGGTGGGATATTAATCAATTCAGAACTGACCACACCGGCACTATGCGAAGAGTTTGACAGAATGTTCGATGTCTGGTTGCGGGCTCAGAACTTAGCGCCCGCGGAGGGTGTGCTTTTACGTGAAGCTTGGAATACGCAATTGGCAGTGTCCAGTGATGAGCAGATTCAGTCGGTGGTGCAAGCGGGGGGCTTTGATAGGCCCGTTCGTTTTTTCCAGGCGCTCTTTATGTGCGCCTGGTTTTCAAAAAAGATTTAA
- a CDS encoding M23 family metallopeptidase, protein MTLFVVSNQTGKTRKIVLSAAWVKAASFVAAIVLVIVAAGLVDYFGLLLQAMENKRLKAENAQLIKQFQVVESKVSALENSLERVKTFTTKLKLITNVDADDRISKLTMGPKPSAGQPVEEYEPMEAREGTDVLEEQDEVFSNKKPLNDQVGELANESTDKDYASLVVRIDKAVKETQLKEQSVIDLWESLSERQSLLNATPNMKPAKGWITSRFGYRISPFSGKSALHAGLDIAAAPGSPVYAPADGVVVFASYDESYGKLISIDYGYGVTTRFAHLSQIYVQVGQRVNKWDVVGAVGNTGRSTGPHLHYEVRINGTPVDPINFILDE, encoded by the coding sequence GTGACGCTTTTTGTAGTGAGCAATCAGACGGGAAAAACCCGTAAGATTGTTCTCTCGGCAGCTTGGGTTAAAGCCGCCTCTTTTGTCGCAGCCATCGTTTTAGTGATTGTTGCCGCGGGTCTAGTTGATTATTTCGGACTTCTTCTTCAAGCCATGGAAAATAAACGTCTTAAAGCTGAAAATGCGCAGCTGATTAAGCAGTTCCAAGTGGTTGAAAGTAAAGTCAGCGCCTTAGAAAATTCCTTAGAGCGTGTTAAAACATTCACCACGAAGTTAAAATTGATCACCAACGTTGATGCGGATGATCGTATCAGTAAGCTGACCATGGGGCCAAAACCTTCAGCGGGACAGCCAGTAGAAGAATACGAACCAATGGAAGCGCGTGAAGGAACTGATGTCTTAGAAGAGCAAGACGAAGTTTTTTCAAACAAAAAGCCACTTAATGATCAAGTGGGAGAACTGGCGAACGAATCCACGGATAAAGATTATGCCTCTCTTGTGGTGCGCATCGATAAGGCTGTTAAGGAAACTCAGTTAAAAGAACAAAGTGTTATCGACTTGTGGGAAAGTCTTTCAGAACGTCAAAGTTTGTTGAATGCAACCCCGAATATGAAACCGGCAAAGGGATGGATCACGTCTCGTTTCGGTTATCGTATTTCTCCATTTTCTGGAAAATCCGCTCTGCATGCCGGTCTTGATATCGCAGCGGCCCCGGGCTCTCCAGTTTATGCGCCCGCTGATGGAGTCGTCGTTTTTGCCAGTTATGATGAATCTTACGGTAAGTTGATTTCGATTGATTATGGTTATGGTGTGACGACTCGTTTTGCCCATTTATCGCAGATCTATGTTCAGGTCGGTCAGCGAGTAAATAAGTGGGATGTCGTGGGTGCCGTGGGTAACACGGGCCGTTCGACGGGTCCGCATCTGCACTATGAGGTCCGAATCAACGGAACACCGGTGGATCCTATCAATTTCATTCTTGATGAATAG
- a CDS encoding SDR family oxidoreductase: MEANFNLRERTALIVGPFTSTVQNLMMGLTQLGSDVVLLDFDNAGSQRFCNQINDSREVNPKFGRALGIKSPMQTADDFKNAIGDAAHAFGSVDLFIDAQTYDRPNKFVIGQPLEQLEEDVQKNFKSSVMLTHGVLNFLKNRKRGRILYMLNESYPDPIVAGARGALIPFAHTLSKQVAEHNITVNVLKLGLTEEFILNQYPEAKSIKEAVEKMRLVQPHLRITEPEKITNTVTYLVSQYGAAVNGQVISLS; encoded by the coding sequence GTGGAAGCAAATTTTAACTTAAGAGAGCGCACGGCTCTAATTGTAGGGCCTTTTACTTCCACTGTTCAAAACCTGATGATGGGTTTAACCCAACTTGGTTCCGATGTCGTGCTGCTAGATTTTGACAATGCCGGCAGCCAACGTTTTTGTAATCAAATCAATGATTCCCGCGAAGTGAATCCTAAATTTGGTCGCGCCTTAGGTATTAAATCGCCAATGCAAACCGCAGACGATTTTAAAAATGCAATTGGTGATGCCGCGCATGCGTTTGGCAGCGTGGATCTTTTCATTGATGCGCAAACTTATGATCGTCCGAATAAATTTGTAATCGGGCAACCATTAGAACAACTTGAAGAGGACGTACAAAAAAACTTCAAAAGTTCGGTCATGCTTACTCACGGAGTTTTGAACTTTCTAAAAAATCGTAAGCGTGGACGCATCTTGTACATGCTTAATGAGTCTTACCCAGATCCCATCGTGGCCGGTGCGCGGGGGGCATTGATTCCCTTTGCCCACACTTTGTCAAAACAAGTCGCCGAACACAACATCACGGTGAATGTGTTAAAGCTGGGGTTGACCGAAGAGTTTATATTGAATCAATATCCCGAAGCGAAATCCATTAAAGAAGCCGTTGAAAAAATGCGGTTGGTTCAACCGCATTTAAGAATCACCGAACCTGAAAAAATCACCAACACCGTCACGTACTTGGTAAGCCAGTATGGGGCGGCGGTGAACGGTCAGGTCATTTCGTTGTCTTAA
- a CDS encoding GFA family protein gives MIRGSCCCGSIQFELNKNPSSMGTCYCSRCRKAGASLMVFVQSEDIKWIQGKELVASYRPEPPFTYVRNFCSRCGTSLGEILSQEKSFPLAANCLDDDPGVRNTFYEHMESKPAWYEN, from the coding sequence ATGATTCGTGGAAGCTGTTGCTGTGGAAGTATCCAATTTGAATTAAATAAAAATCCCAGTTCAATGGGAACTTGTTACTGTTCAAGGTGCAGAAAGGCCGGAGCAAGCCTCATGGTCTTTGTTCAATCCGAAGACATTAAATGGATTCAAGGAAAAGAGCTGGTAGCGTCGTATCGCCCGGAGCCACCATTTACATACGTAAGAAATTTCTGTTCCCGGTGTGGGACGTCCTTGGGAGAGATTCTTTCGCAAGAGAAAAGCTTCCCCTTGGCGGCCAACTGTTTAGATGACGATCCGGGAGTGAGAAATACGTTTTACGAGCACATGGAAAGTAAACCCGCATGGTACGAAAACTAG
- a CDS encoding acetyl-CoA C-acetyltransferase, translated as MENIVFIAGKRTPFGAFGGSLKDVSGTELTVVAAKATLEQAGVSADKVDHVIIGNVVQSGADAAYLPRHVGLKSGVPVGVGALGVNRLCGSGFQSWVDAVQMIRCGDASIVLAGGVEQMSQIPYVARKVRFDGMRMGNFELEDLMTSALTDAYAKMPMAITAENLGEKYGITREQCDKYAIQTQTRFKAALDKGYFAEEITPVTVEGRKGTVVVDKDEHPKPDSTLEKLATLKSLFKKEGLVTAATASGIVDGAACSLLMSESKAKSLGLKPLARIVSYASVGCDPTIMGIGPAGAARMALDKAGLKLEQMDLVEVNEAFAAQYLAVEKELKLNPEKTNVNGGAIAVGHPLGASGTRIMNHLVYELHRRSGKYALGSACIGGGQGIAIIIEKM; from the coding sequence ATGGAAAATATCGTATTTATCGCTGGAAAAAGAACTCCATTTGGGGCATTTGGTGGGTCCCTTAAGGATGTATCAGGAACAGAGCTTACAGTCGTTGCTGCCAAAGCAACGCTTGAGCAAGCCGGAGTCTCTGCGGACAAAGTAGATCACGTTATCATCGGTAACGTTGTTCAGTCCGGTGCCGACGCTGCTTATCTTCCACGACATGTGGGTTTGAAGTCAGGTGTACCGGTCGGTGTGGGCGCTTTGGGTGTTAACCGCCTGTGTGGCAGTGGTTTTCAATCATGGGTTGATGCTGTGCAAATGATCCGTTGCGGGGACGCTTCAATCGTTCTTGCTGGTGGTGTTGAGCAGATGTCACAGATTCCCTACGTTGCACGCAAAGTTCGTTTCGATGGAATGCGTATGGGAAATTTTGAACTTGAAGACTTAATGACTTCAGCCCTGACTGACGCTTACGCAAAAATGCCGATGGCGATCACTGCTGAAAACCTGGGTGAAAAATACGGCATTACGCGTGAACAGTGTGATAAGTATGCGATCCAAACACAAACACGCTTTAAAGCGGCCTTAGACAAAGGCTATTTTGCCGAAGAGATCACGCCAGTCACGGTTGAAGGCCGCAAAGGTACCGTGGTTGTTGATAAAGACGAACATCCAAAGCCAGATTCAACTTTAGAGAAATTAGCTACATTAAAATCACTTTTCAAAAAAGAGGGCTTGGTCACGGCGGCGACGGCTTCAGGCATCGTGGATGGTGCGGCTTGTTCACTTTTAATGAGTGAATCAAAAGCGAAATCGTTAGGTCTTAAGCCTTTGGCTCGCATCGTGAGTTATGCTTCTGTGGGTTGTGATCCAACGATCATGGGCATTGGCCCAGCAGGGGCCGCGCGTATGGCACTGGATAAAGCCGGATTAAAGCTAGAACAAATGGATCTAGTTGAAGTGAACGAAGCATTTGCCGCACAGTACTTGGCTGTTGAAAAAGAATTAAAACTCAATCCTGAAAAAACCAATGTGAATGGCGGCGCGATCGCTGTCGGCCATCCATTGGGAGCATCAGGAACACGTATCATGAATCACTTGGTGTATGAACTGCACCGTCGCAGTGGCAAGTATGCCTTGGGTTCAGCGTGTATTGGTGGCGGTCAAGGGATCGCAATTATTATTGAAAAAATGTAG
- a CDS encoding HD domain-containing protein, whose protein sequence is MEIRDPVHGSVYYSDAEVAILDTPEFQRLRAIKQLGYAEFSFPGATHNRYLHSVGVCHLAGVAFDSIFKVYPFSKPSVKTRFRQVLRLGSLLHDVGHGPLSHTTEQVMPHLSELDIKLYKEQEKFGEEAHTVMNHNRRANHEDYTIKYVTDSNIAETILSQFPDILPIHVACLIDKALHCPDDFFIDGGVDFRPILSQLVSSELDVDRMDYLERDSYFCGTNYGKIDLAWLMQNLTFHRRENKMYLALNRRALYSFDDFLISRHHMHLMVYSHHKSIIYEEMLNRYLTSPDCTFVLPGDIKEYSKYNDYRLHEHLTQADNSWAQRIAQRKPFKVLIEQHNTHESDQPEKIKKAIEADGIEVIHTSSKARLSKYHTASPEERALQIYVVDQYDRWAKPAPINQTTEIFQRYEGARIIDRIYVAPENMAQADSILKSLKF, encoded by the coding sequence ATGGAAATTCGCGATCCCGTACATGGTTCTGTCTATTATTCTGATGCTGAAGTGGCGATCTTAGATACGCCTGAGTTTCAACGTCTGCGCGCGATCAAACAATTAGGTTATGCGGAGTTTTCTTTCCCGGGGGCGACTCACAATAGATACTTACACTCTGTGGGCGTTTGCCATCTTGCCGGTGTGGCGTTTGATTCTATTTTCAAAGTTTATCCATTTAGCAAACCTTCAGTGAAAACGCGTTTTCGCCAAGTCTTGCGCTTAGGATCATTGCTTCACGATGTGGGTCACGGTCCATTAAGTCACACCACTGAACAAGTGATGCCTCATTTGTCAGAACTGGATATCAAGTTATATAAAGAGCAAGAAAAGTTCGGTGAAGAAGCGCACACGGTGATGAATCACAATCGTCGCGCGAATCACGAAGACTATACGATTAAGTATGTCACTGATTCCAATATTGCCGAGACCATTTTAAGTCAGTTCCCAGATATTTTACCTATTCATGTTGCATGTTTGATTGATAAAGCCCTGCACTGCCCGGATGACTTCTTTATTGACGGGGGTGTCGACTTCCGCCCTATCCTTTCACAGCTGGTTTCAAGTGAACTGGACGTGGATCGCATGGATTACTTAGAACGCGACAGTTATTTCTGTGGAACCAATTACGGTAAGATCGATCTTGCATGGTTGATGCAAAATCTAACCTTCCATCGCCGTGAAAATAAAATGTATTTGGCTTTAAACCGCCGTGCGCTTTATTCATTCGACGACTTTTTGATTTCACGCCACCACATGCATTTGATGGTTTATTCGCATCACAAAAGCATTATTTACGAAGAAATGCTGAATCGTTATCTGACTTCGCCTGACTGTACTTTCGTTTTACCTGGCGATATCAAAGAGTACTCTAAGTACAACGACTATCGCCTGCATGAGCACTTGACCCAAGCGGACAACTCTTGGGCGCAAAGAATTGCCCAAAGAAAACCATTTAAAGTTTTAATCGAACAGCACAACACCCACGAATCGGATCAGCCCGAAAAAATTAAAAAAGCGATCGAAGCTGATGGCATTGAAGTGATTCACACGAGCTCTAAAGCTCGTTTGTCGAAATATCACACGGCTTCACCTGAAGAGCGTGCTTTGCAGATTTACGTGGTTGATCAATACGACCGCTGGGCAAAACCTGCCCCGATCAATCAAACGACCGAAATTTTTCAACGTTATGAAGGGGCGCGTATTATTGATCGTATTTACGTGGCGCCGGAAAATATGGCGCAGGCCGATTCTATTTTAAAGAGTTTGAAGTTTTAA
- a CDS encoding Stp1/IreP family PP2C-type Ser/Thr phosphatase, whose amino-acid sequence MKFDSWYLTDKGLRRESNQDSCLINKDLGLFIVADGMGGHSGGEVASSMAVETVEEIMLQPESPKKSPRELILHSYEEASRRIFDKAANERPELAGMGTTMVMAHIRGKYLYVGNVGDSRCYLFKKPNLWQITEDHSLLNEQLRAGVMSEEQVRQFVGRNVITRSVGYERDVYPDVIEREIFPGEIYLLCSDGLSSLVEDKVISEILNQNPPDKAVKACVEQALANGGDDNVTVMLLHFHE is encoded by the coding sequence ATGAAGTTTGACTCCTGGTATCTGACAGATAAGGGCCTTAGGCGTGAATCAAATCAAGATTCTTGTTTAATTAACAAGGACTTGGGATTGTTCATCGTTGCCGACGGCATGGGTGGACATTCAGGCGGGGAAGTCGCTTCCAGCATGGCCGTGGAAACGGTGGAAGAGATCATGCTGCAACCTGAATCTCCTAAGAAATCTCCTCGAGAATTGATTTTGCATTCTTACGAAGAAGCTTCACGCCGAATTTTTGATAAGGCCGCCAACGAAAGACCCGAGCTCGCCGGCATGGGCACAACAATGGTTATGGCTCACATCCGCGGAAAGTATCTTTATGTTGGTAATGTTGGAGATTCGCGCTGTTATTTATTTAAGAAACCCAACTTGTGGCAAATTACTGAAGACCATTCGTTGCTAAACGAACAATTGCGCGCTGGTGTCATGAGCGAGGAACAAGTTCGTCAATTTGTGGGGCGAAATGTCATCACGCGAAGCGTGGGATATGAACGCGATGTTTATCCTGATGTGATTGAAAGAGAAATTTTTCCGGGCGAAATTTATCTGCTTTGTTCGGATGGACTTTCAAGTTTAGTCGAAGACAAAGTGATTTCTGAGATTTTAAATCAAAATCCACCTGACAAAGCAGTCAAAGCGTGTGTAGAACAAGCTTTAGCCAATGGTGGGGACGATAATGTAACGGTCATGCTGTTGCATTTTCACGAGTAA
- a CDS encoding MerR family transcriptional regulator, with amino-acid sequence MKINEFAKFCGTSARSLRHYEKLGLIVPLRNSNGYREYNKSQADTIEQIQWLLKARLSLKKIKFIVPCTLQETKILMCHDLKSLFEDELRRIDEEIEALKESRRLLDKTLKNSVLVN; translated from the coding sequence ATGAAAATCAACGAATTCGCAAAATTCTGTGGAACTTCTGCAAGAAGCCTTCGCCATTATGAGAAGTTGGGACTTATCGTTCCTTTGAGAAATTCAAATGGATATCGGGAGTATAACAAGTCTCAGGCCGATACGATTGAACAGATTCAATGGTTATTGAAAGCTCGTCTGAGTTTAAAAAAAATTAAGTTCATTGTTCCTTGCACTCTGCAAGAGACTAAGATTTTGATGTGTCATGATCTAAAAAGCCTATTTGAGGACGAGCTTCGAAGAATAGATGAGGAAATCGAAGCCTTGAAGGAGAGCAGGCGTCTTTTAGATAAGACGTTAAAAAACAGTGTACTTGTAAATTAA
- a CDS encoding protein adenylyltransferase SelO family protein, protein MKARSVLSLVAFTMAFQPMAYAQKAPLPDAAKIIGAGAFVPMQAKQLANPNAIYLNHKLMAEQGLDLQKVLEMTAFAAPVSGETAGGYTNKTKTVYADGYGGIGLNGNEGNGRTFTVDSMWENKGGGITPFVAATSEASHRNGASLLPEGIHEAIWSNLLADELPRGAHRVLAIIATGTRVGGPDGEPRVLIVREAPIRPAHFVVNENGQKRGTEREKNRISDAMKHITNALPQPKNSTARTEAERFRSGIFEMIDRQAQMHSYGWAHSLFHGGTSPSNAGMDGRALDFGTYQALDGYQKIRVIHDDGFNGETKVYKTDLLKDMRDSLVKTLPPELARAMPSEQEWFERFDQTFERTQLLEMLRLAGSFNETTSALLNTHEGLQLAKLVKSMAEAGNEKEIEKWKLPGFAEDYFKQGTYSLEKVMTALAELNLSAPADTAKLMALVPDSALRAQLIEWYVRTFRMQQDMLAQVGISGQAEGKYRLEAAKIRNKKMTELFSTVDNEKKIWAVNDEFKEKGGKISSVQTLIDSTIEQSRRDFHDAKPYTLVISERRVNGKYERTVFDAKLGKTMKVQAPIKVLNDSVHGGSCRSVFAG, encoded by the coding sequence ATGAAAGCACGATCTGTTTTATCACTAGTCGCATTCACTATGGCTTTCCAACCCATGGCTTATGCCCAAAAAGCTCCACTGCCAGACGCCGCAAAGATTATCGGCGCGGGAGCCTTCGTACCGATGCAAGCCAAACAGCTCGCAAATCCCAACGCCATTTACCTAAATCATAAGCTTATGGCCGAACAAGGTCTTGATCTGCAAAAAGTTTTAGAGATGACCGCTTTTGCCGCCCCGGTTTCAGGGGAAACAGCCGGTGGATATACGAATAAAACAAAGACTGTCTATGCCGATGGGTATGGCGGTATTGGATTAAATGGAAACGAAGGCAACGGACGTACTTTCACCGTGGATTCGATGTGGGAAAATAAAGGTGGAGGTATCACACCTTTTGTTGCCGCGACATCCGAAGCCAGCCATCGCAACGGAGCCTCGTTATTGCCTGAAGGAATTCATGAGGCCATTTGGTCCAACCTTTTAGCTGATGAGTTGCCTCGAGGGGCCCATCGCGTTTTAGCGATCATCGCCACCGGCACCCGAGTTGGTGGTCCCGACGGTGAACCTCGCGTACTTATCGTTCGTGAAGCCCCGATTCGCCCTGCTCACTTTGTCGTGAATGAAAATGGACAAAAGCGCGGCACTGAACGCGAAAAAAATCGCATCAGTGATGCTATGAAACATATTACCAATGCTTTGCCTCAACCTAAAAATTCCACCGCACGAACGGAAGCTGAGCGTTTCCGCTCAGGGATCTTTGAAATGATCGATCGCCAAGCGCAAATGCATTCTTACGGTTGGGCACACAGTCTTTTCCACGGCGGAACCAGCCCGTCAAATGCAGGTATGGATGGTCGCGCCTTGGACTTTGGAACTTATCAAGCCTTAGACGGTTACCAAAAAATCCGTGTTATTCATGATGATGGGTTTAATGGCGAAACAAAGGTATATAAAACAGATCTTTTAAAGGACATGCGTGACAGTTTGGTTAAAACGTTACCACCAGAATTGGCTCGCGCCATGCCTTCAGAGCAAGAATGGTTTGAGAGATTTGATCAAACGTTCGAGCGCACGCAGCTGCTAGAAATGTTGCGCCTAGCCGGCTCATTTAACGAAACGACTTCGGCTTTATTAAATACTCATGAAGGTTTGCAGTTAGCCAAGCTAGTTAAGTCCATGGCGGAAGCTGGCAATGAGAAGGAAATTGAGAAGTGGAAACTTCCTGGGTTTGCAGAAGATTATTTTAAACAAGGAACTTACAGTCTTGAAAAAGTCATGACAGCATTAGCAGAGTTGAACTTAAGTGCACCCGCCGACACCGCAAAACTGATGGCCTTGGTGCCAGACTCCGCTTTAAGGGCGCAGCTTATTGAGTGGTATGTGCGAACTTTCCGTATGCAACAAGATATGCTAGCGCAAGTAGGCATTTCAGGCCAAGCCGAGGGAAAATATCGTTTAGAAGCCGCGAAGATTCGTAACAAAAAGATGACGGAACTTTTTTCTACGGTAGATAACGAAAAGAAAATTTGGGCCGTAAACGACGAATTTAAAGAAAAAGGCGGTAAAATCAGCTCAGTTCAAACTTTGATTGATTCAACTATTGAACAAAGCCGTCGTGATTTCCATGATGCCAAACCTTACACCTTGGTGATCAGCGAACGCCGCGTGAATGGTAAGTATGAGCGCACCGTGTTTGATGCTAAGCTTGGCAAGACGATGAAAGTCCAAGCACCGATAAAAGTTTTAAATGACTCTGTCCACGGAGGCTCTTGCCGATCCGTGTTTGCTGGTTAG
- a CDS encoding FecR family protein, which produces MSKFTLSVVVASMCLWVGPVHAADNGLFMVVKGSVKVISGKDKSTNIAKVGSKVFSGDTVVTEKDSRAKIVMADRNVLQLSPDTKFEITNYKTSEIESERTAQLALMQGKVRAQVEQKYGEKNKFEMRTPTAVAGVRGTQYVVQYNPTTAMTSIMVMSGKVMVAPVTAGAPAIPVTPNQGVNVGSSTAKLETFSVSKEQMNSFSNMSDTKSMDAIQKEAPAAAPQSGGTPDSSKNDEPKKDDSRMPSSEAKPAERMVTSEDHGGTAVSNPKNAPPPAPEIKPPPKPVVAAPLATPTPIPKTATEAIQNKGTKTKVIVTPKPQ; this is translated from the coding sequence ATGTCTAAGTTCACACTTAGTGTGGTGGTTGCGTCGATGTGTCTTTGGGTAGGCCCTGTTCACGCCGCTGATAATGGCTTGTTCATGGTGGTTAAAGGTTCGGTCAAAGTCATTTCGGGTAAAGACAAGTCCACAAATATCGCAAAAGTCGGTTCCAAAGTTTTTTCAGGCGACACCGTTGTTACCGAAAAAGACTCAAGAGCTAAAATCGTCATGGCGGATCGCAACGTCTTACAACTTTCCCCGGATACAAAGTTTGAAATCACCAACTATAAAACCAGTGAAATCGAAAGCGAAAGAACGGCTCAACTGGCTTTGATGCAAGGTAAAGTTCGCGCCCAGGTCGAACAAAAATACGGCGAAAAAAATAAATTTGAAATGCGCACACCCACGGCGGTTGCTGGGGTTCGGGGCACTCAATACGTTGTTCAATACAATCCCACGACGGCCATGACATCAATCATGGTTATGAGTGGTAAGGTTATGGTCGCTCCGGTTACGGCAGGCGCACCCGCTATCCCCGTGACTCCGAATCAAGGAGTTAATGTGGGATCATCCACGGCAAAATTAGAAACATTCTCTGTCTCCAAAGAACAAATGAATAGTTTCTCAAACATGTCTGACACCAAATCAATGGACGCCATTCAAAAAGAAGCGCCAGCCGCGGCTCCTCAAAGCGGTGGCACGCCTGATTCAAGTAAAAATGATGAGCCGAAAAAAGACGATTCAAGAATGCCCAGTTCTGAAGCAAAGCCCGCTGAGCGCATGGTGACTTCGGAAGATCATGGGGGGACTGCTGTCTCGAATCCAAAAAATGCCCCACCTCCGGCACCTGAAATCAAACCGCCTCCAAAACCTGTTGTAGCTGCACCTCTGGCGACACCGACGCCAATTCCTAAAACTGCGACCGAAGCCATTCAAAATAAAGGTACAAAAACCAAAGTGATCGTTACGCCTAAACCTCAATAA
- a CDS encoding energy transducer TonB family protein, with amino-acid sequence MKKSPSFRMYMLLSLVAHAIVVASLLVAEKLTPSDQPKETVSINFLTPEDLQKMAQIEEAVKQRRERHTPNNQVVEQNEDTANNVAPEDSRFLSAKNQKVEKQTVAKNRGEFQNLKKPSAEKAGAKGDGRKKVAEVKEESKKMIEKDIFKGFDSTAALDNQKLAEEKVDKGLGEGQGSQNSGVGGETSQTNDYLKDVDQGLETLLNTREFKYYSYYNRIRKQLSQHWEGRVREKLTKLFKEGRAPAATNKDRVTKVLIVLNDAGTLVRVQVLSDSGVRDLDDAAIEAFRDAAPFPNPPKGIVETDGTVKIRWDFVLEV; translated from the coding sequence ATGAAGAAGTCACCGTCTTTCAGAATGTACATGCTGCTGTCCCTGGTCGCCCATGCGATCGTAGTTGCTTCTTTGCTGGTAGCGGAGAAATTAACTCCGTCGGACCAACCAAAAGAAACTGTAAGCATCAACTTTCTGACTCCGGAAGACCTACAAAAGATGGCTCAGATTGAGGAAGCGGTAAAGCAGCGTCGTGAACGTCATACCCCGAATAATCAAGTGGTTGAGCAAAACGAAGACACGGCCAACAATGTTGCGCCAGAGGATTCTCGTTTCCTAAGCGCTAAAAACCAAAAAGTCGAAAAACAAACCGTGGCGAAAAACCGTGGTGAGTTTCAAAACTTAAAAAAGCCGTCTGCTGAAAAAGCAGGCGCTAAGGGCGATGGCCGTAAAAAAGTAGCCGAAGTTAAAGAAGAGTCTAAAAAGATGATCGAAAAAGACATCTTTAAAGGCTTTGACTCAACGGCCGCCTTGGATAACCAAAAACTTGCCGAAGAAAAAGTGGATAAGGGCCTAGGTGAAGGTCAAGGTTCCCAAAATTCCGGCGTGGGTGGCGAAACCAGTCAAACCAATGACTATCTTAAAGATGTTGATCAAGGTTTAGAGACGCTTTTGAATACCCGCGAGTTTAAGTATTATTCGTACTATAATCGAATCCGCAAACAGCTTTCCCAGCACTGGGAAGGACGCGTGCGTGAAAAACTCACTAAGCTTTTTAAAGAAGGTCGCGCCCCCGCAGCCACTAATAAAGACCGTGTGACCAAAGTGCTTATCGTTTTAAACGACGCCGGGACTTTAGTCCGTGTGCAAGTTCTTAGCGATTCTGGTGTGCGCGATCTTGATGATGCTGCGATCGAAGCCTTCCGTGACGCGGCTCCATTTCCCAATCCACCTAAAGGGATTGTCGAAACTGACGGCACCGTCAAAATCCGTTGGGATTTTGTCCTCGAAGTTTAA